One genomic window of Actinoplanes lobatus includes the following:
- a CDS encoding GntR family transcriptional regulator gives MSDGELETYSLVQLAVDRLRRDILSGRTDPGERLVEEQLTRRLGISRAPLREAMRLLAEQGLIEHIPRRGARVATLSDDDMRELYEVRDVLERHAVTSTPAAPDLTRLRAALDTIRTATATNDRLELANAHRRFHVEVVALSGNRQLTALYESILVRIQLFMAVNMRREAETARAVDGVLRHERLFAAVETGATAEILEALGAHGARTYLN, from the coding sequence GTGAGCGACGGGGAGTTGGAGACCTACAGTCTCGTCCAGCTCGCCGTCGACCGGCTGCGGCGGGACATCCTGAGTGGCCGGACCGATCCGGGCGAGCGGCTGGTCGAGGAGCAACTGACCCGCCGGCTCGGGATCAGCCGGGCGCCGCTGCGGGAGGCGATGCGACTGCTGGCCGAGCAGGGCCTGATCGAACACATCCCGCGGCGGGGCGCCCGGGTGGCCACCCTCTCCGACGACGACATGCGTGAGCTGTACGAGGTGCGCGACGTCCTGGAGCGGCACGCGGTCACCAGCACTCCCGCGGCGCCCGACCTGACCCGGCTGCGTGCGGCACTCGACACGATCCGTACGGCGACGGCGACCAACGACCGCCTGGAACTGGCCAACGCGCACCGGCGGTTCCACGTCGAGGTGGTCGCGCTGAGCGGGAACCGGCAGCTCACCGCCCTCTACGAGTCGATCCTCGTACGCATCCAGCTGTTCATGGCGGTGAACATGCGGCGTGAGGCCGAGACCGCCCGTGCGGTGGACGGGGTGTTGCGGCACGAACGGCTGTTCGCGGCGGTCGAGACCGGCGCCACTGCGGAGATCCTGGAAGCGCTGGGTGCGCACGGTGCGCGGACCTACCTGAACTGA
- a CDS encoding SRPBCC domain-containing protein, with translation MSDTKVFRIWIKAPADKIWTAITDPEWTAKYAYAAPQFYELKKGGRFYSTATEEMKAYAATGGFELPETIIDGEVLEAEPPRRLVQTWRMLMDPSTAAEPFTTLTYEIEDSGPGVCRVTITHELTGAPAHSAMVSGSPDAGAEGGGGWAWVLSDLKSLLETGKVMAGS, from the coding sequence ATGAGCGACACCAAGGTCTTCCGCATCTGGATCAAGGCGCCGGCCGACAAGATCTGGACGGCCATCACCGACCCGGAGTGGACCGCGAAGTATGCGTACGCCGCCCCGCAGTTCTACGAGCTCAAGAAGGGCGGCCGGTTCTACTCGACGGCCACCGAGGAGATGAAGGCGTACGCGGCCACCGGTGGGTTCGAACTGCCCGAGACCATCATCGACGGCGAGGTGCTGGAGGCGGAGCCGCCGCGGCGCCTGGTGCAGACGTGGCGGATGCTCATGGACCCGTCCACCGCGGCCGAGCCGTTCACCACGCTCACCTACGAGATCGAGGACTCCGGTCCGGGCGTCTGCCGGGTCACCATCACCCACGAGCTGACCGGCGCGCCGGCCCACTCCGCGATGGTGTCCGGGAGCCCAGACGCCGGCGCCGAGGGTGGCGGCGGCTGGGCCTGGGTCCTCAGCGACCTCAAGTCCCTGCTGGAGACCGGCAAGGTCATGGCCGGCTCGTAA
- a CDS encoding ArsR/SmtB family transcription factor, producing MTDDDRVFKALADPSRRFLLDLLFARDGRTLTELESELEMTRFGVAKHLRVLEEAGLVVVRRSGREKLHFLNPIPIRQIHDRWIDKFTEQHVTALIDLKQTLEES from the coding sequence ATGACGGACGACGACCGGGTGTTCAAGGCGCTGGCCGACCCGAGCCGCCGGTTCCTGCTCGACCTGCTCTTCGCGCGTGACGGCCGCACGCTCACCGAGCTGGAGTCCGAGCTGGAGATGACCCGGTTCGGCGTCGCCAAGCACCTGCGGGTGCTCGAAGAGGCGGGTCTCGTCGTCGTGCGCCGGTCGGGGCGGGAGAAGCTGCACTTCCTCAACCCGATCCCGATCCGGCAGATCCACGACCGGTGGATCGACAAGTTCACCGAGCAGCACGTGACCGCATTGATCGATCTCAAGCAGACTCTGGAGGAGTCATGA
- a CDS encoding carbohydrate-binding protein, which yields MSDDLPFTITKPHTRERPEAAATPRAGRRRECTAVEERQQAPLIRPYVVEAEKRQSTPSPEQPGNPHEGTHRWAPGDINASGGPVPAAATRRPEPTASAAYGEIPPVKAPGASPAGSVVASGPAGRTSWKRHWIIAASTVVTVVAGILVVALTKDSTARPEARPAGADIVAGWLPSGLPDDDPSLPGPAAQLPEGTGPPFEPLDNIQTVDSVTPGSSRPRGSTASQPPKKPATSTPKSPVENATAYSVIEAEKFDEQNGIKTEPAQVGSGVHIGFITSGDWVRYDNIGFTATPARKLLISAANFAAEKRTGEVEVRLDSRSNAPIGSMTIPNNGDWFTFTTYSMTIQPTTGVHTVYLTFTSNQTEEYANIDWFRFGH from the coding sequence GTGTCCGATGATCTTCCCTTTACGATCACTAAGCCCCATACGCGCGAACGGCCCGAGGCCGCCGCAACGCCGCGAGCCGGCCGACGAAGGGAATGCACCGCGGTGGAGGAACGCCAGCAGGCTCCGCTGATTCGGCCGTACGTCGTTGAGGCGGAGAAACGGCAGTCCACCCCATCCCCGGAGCAGCCGGGCAACCCCCACGAGGGCACGCACCGATGGGCACCGGGCGACATCAACGCGAGCGGTGGGCCCGTTCCGGCTGCCGCAACACGACGGCCCGAGCCCACCGCCAGCGCGGCGTACGGTGAGATACCGCCGGTCAAGGCACCTGGCGCATCGCCCGCCGGCAGCGTAGTGGCCAGTGGGCCGGCCGGCCGGACAAGCTGGAAACGGCACTGGATCATCGCCGCGTCCACGGTGGTCACCGTCGTCGCCGGCATCCTGGTGGTGGCCCTGACGAAGGACTCGACCGCCCGGCCGGAGGCAAGGCCCGCCGGCGCCGACATCGTCGCCGGCTGGCTCCCATCCGGCCTTCCCGATGACGACCCCAGCCTGCCCGGTCCAGCGGCGCAGTTGCCGGAGGGCACCGGTCCGCCCTTCGAACCGCTCGACAACATCCAGACCGTGGATTCGGTAACACCAGGGTCATCCCGGCCGCGCGGTTCAACGGCCAGCCAGCCGCCGAAGAAACCTGCCACCTCCACGCCGAAATCCCCCGTGGAGAACGCGACCGCCTACAGCGTCATCGAGGCCGAGAAATTCGACGAGCAGAACGGCATCAAGACCGAGCCCGCCCAGGTGGGATCCGGTGTGCACATCGGATTCATCACGTCGGGCGACTGGGTCCGTTATGACAACATCGGGTTCACCGCGACCCCGGCGAGGAAACTGCTGATCAGTGCCGCCAATTTCGCCGCGGAGAAGCGGACCGGCGAGGTTGAGGTACGCCTGGACAGTCGTTCCAACGCTCCGATCGGCAGCATGACCATCCCCAACAACGGGGACTGGTTCACCTTCACCACCTATTCCATGACGATCCAGCCGACTACCGGGGTACACACCGTCTATCTGACGTTCACCAGCAACCAGACCGAGGAGTACGCCAACATCGACTGGTTCCGTTTCGGGCACTGA
- a CDS encoding AAA family ATPase: MVDRGVSPSDVLLSGFSMQGYRSFFGDPQKVAPMGKVTILAGQNNAGKSNIIRFLHSYLSSGRFAPEDLDLPVGVPRGPGFKLAIGFEKGLLSAESLAASLDRRAELETFERIAADLFPDGPVRSQEDGLYWFRFVLNDQGRNSWGVWALDRAQAKEIANKSFAGRRAAMLHDASLSLFNNSSNNVVDNVMTWLGRFNLMNLLPKVEVVEAFRQIRSSDVVQDGKEIVDSNGNGLVKSLQRLERPAIDRQQDKERFEAINRFLRNVLDDDSARLEIPYGADTILVNRGGIILPLEHLGTGIHQVVILASAATLLRRSLVCIEEPEVHLHPLLQRKLLRYLAAETDNQYVVSTHSAHLLDSARGTVFHIQQSDTGTRVDPAGSPARLSGICADLGYRPSDLLQVNSAIWVEGPSDRIYLLRWIGLFDSSLIEGIHFSIMFYGGRLLNHLSADDAEVSEFISLRRLNRNIAIMIDSDKTSARGRLNATKIRVRDQFNDPSYPGFAWVTGCRTIENYVDPAVLAMAVTSIHPKAELDYSGGPWENPLQVRYAAKARVDKVRIAHEVCRTQTISDLNRFDLGSRVKAMVSFIRSANGL, from the coding sequence ATGGTTGATCGGGGAGTGAGCCCTTCGGATGTCCTATTGTCTGGGTTTTCAATGCAAGGATATCGGAGCTTCTTTGGTGATCCGCAGAAGGTTGCACCTATGGGGAAAGTTACCATTCTTGCAGGGCAGAACAATGCGGGAAAGTCGAACATAATTCGCTTTCTGCACAGCTACTTAAGCTCAGGTCGTTTTGCGCCGGAGGACCTGGATCTTCCGGTTGGTGTGCCGCGTGGCCCAGGCTTCAAACTGGCGATCGGCTTTGAAAAAGGCTTACTTTCGGCAGAGAGTCTTGCGGCGAGCTTGGATCGACGTGCGGAGCTGGAGACGTTCGAGCGGATCGCTGCCGATCTTTTTCCGGACGGCCCTGTAAGGTCGCAGGAGGATGGCCTCTACTGGTTTAGGTTTGTGCTCAATGATCAAGGCCGAAATTCTTGGGGAGTGTGGGCGCTTGATCGGGCGCAAGCCAAGGAGATTGCGAATAAGTCGTTTGCCGGACGTAGGGCGGCGATGCTTCACGATGCGTCGCTGTCTTTGTTTAACAATTCGTCAAACAATGTGGTTGACAATGTGATGACCTGGCTAGGTCGGTTCAACCTAATGAACCTGCTACCTAAGGTTGAGGTGGTGGAGGCTTTCCGTCAAATCCGCTCTAGCGATGTTGTGCAGGACGGTAAGGAGATTGTGGATTCGAATGGTAACGGGCTAGTCAAGAGTTTGCAGCGGCTTGAGAGGCCGGCAATCGATAGGCAGCAGGACAAGGAACGATTTGAGGCCATAAATCGCTTCCTGCGAAACGTTTTGGATGACGACAGTGCGCGTTTGGAGATCCCCTACGGCGCGGACACCATCCTTGTCAACCGGGGCGGAATAATCCTCCCACTGGAACATCTGGGAACGGGAATTCATCAGGTTGTTATCCTGGCCTCTGCGGCGACGCTCCTTCGTCGTTCACTTGTTTGCATTGAGGAGCCCGAGGTGCACCTGCACCCTCTACTTCAGCGGAAGCTTCTGCGCTATCTTGCGGCCGAGACCGATAATCAGTACGTAGTTTCCACTCATTCGGCGCATTTGCTTGATTCTGCTCGTGGGACCGTTTTCCACATTCAGCAATCTGATACTGGGACTAGAGTGGACCCTGCTGGAAGTCCTGCTCGCCTCTCAGGTATCTGTGCGGACCTCGGATATAGGCCATCCGACCTTCTTCAAGTGAATAGTGCAATTTGGGTTGAGGGTCCTTCCGATCGCATTTACCTTCTAAGGTGGATCGGACTCTTCGATTCCAGTCTAATCGAAGGAATTCACTTCTCTATCATGTTTTATGGCGGAAGACTTCTGAATCATCTGAGCGCCGATGATGCCGAGGTTTCGGAGTTTATCTCACTGCGCCGACTGAATCGAAATATCGCTATCATGATTGACAGCGACAAGACGTCGGCGCGCGGTCGGTTGAATGCAACTAAGATTCGAGTGCGGGATCAATTTAATGATCCGTCGTATCCCGGATTTGCATGGGTGACGGGATGTCGAACTATTGAAAACTATGTGGATCCAGCGGTTTTGGCGATGGCTGTTACCTCAATCCACCCCAAGGCTGAACTGGATTATAGTGGCGGCCCTTGGGAGAACCCCTTGCAGGTGCGATACGCTGCGAAGGCTCGCGTCGACAAAGTTCGTATTGCTCATGAGGTTTGCAGAACTCAAACTATTTCAGACCTAAACCGCTTCGATCTGGGAAGTAGGGTGAAGGCGATGGTTAGCTTTATTCGATCCGCTAATGGTCTTTGA
- a CDS encoding YdcF family protein: MTTAPATIPTEHREDVERLWNYHNMGHEIRPADVGIGLGSHDLGVAKIATELYFKKMYPWLVFTGANAPTTIETFPRGEAIHYREYAIENGVPADAILVETQARNTSQNIEFTRAVLDEQGIQARSVILMSRPYQQRRAYATCKKIWPEVEVTCASLPLPLDEYVASIGNPRKVIDMLVGDTQRIEKYAALGFAIPQHVPDEVRTSFSRLTHAGYVSRLIK, translated from the coding sequence ATGACCACAGCTCCCGCCACCATCCCGACCGAGCACCGCGAGGACGTCGAGCGTCTGTGGAACTACCACAACATGGGTCACGAGATCCGGCCCGCCGACGTCGGTATCGGGCTCGGCAGCCACGACCTGGGCGTAGCGAAGATCGCGACCGAGCTGTACTTCAAAAAGATGTACCCGTGGCTGGTGTTCACCGGCGCCAACGCCCCCACAACCATCGAGACGTTCCCGCGAGGCGAAGCCATCCACTACCGCGAGTACGCCATTGAAAACGGCGTGCCCGCTGACGCGATCCTCGTCGAGACACAGGCCAGGAACACCAGCCAGAACATCGAATTCACTCGGGCAGTCCTGGACGAGCAGGGAATACAGGCGCGTTCCGTCATCCTCATGTCCCGCCCCTACCAGCAGCGACGCGCCTACGCCACTTGCAAGAAGATCTGGCCCGAGGTCGAAGTCACTTGCGCCTCACTCCCACTCCCCCTTGACGAGTACGTTGCCAGCATCGGCAATCCGAGGAAAGTCATAGACATGCTTGTCGGCGACACCCAAAGAATCGAAAAGTACGCCGCACTCGGGTTTGCCATCCCTCAGCATGTTCCCGATGAGGTCCGGACTTCCTTCTCTCGCCTGACCCACGCCGGATATGTCAGTCGACTGATTAAATAG
- a CDS encoding GntR family transcriptional regulator gives MGIGYRELASLLRQAIHQGDFPEGSTLPRQEEIAETHGVNIKTVRQAVRVLEAEGLVTPVRRRGTVVRPRVAMKRLGIDHYAKSKWKSGLVAFAADREATGRAWKPGDQTNEVRTVEADAEIAEALGLKLGEPVYERAQLVKEADVPTHTLTSYYRSEDVAGTILVDPTPGPAGRGGGFAILTERGLEPDSITETVRARMPTPEEAELLQLPAGEPVMILHRTTFTSSGRPVEFARGVHAASRFTWSYAFKIPD, from the coding sequence GTGGGCATCGGGTACCGGGAGCTGGCCTCACTCCTACGCCAAGCCATCCACCAAGGCGACTTCCCCGAGGGCAGCACATTGCCCCGGCAGGAAGAGATCGCGGAGACGCACGGCGTCAACATCAAGACCGTCCGCCAGGCCGTTCGAGTCCTTGAAGCCGAAGGACTCGTGACGCCCGTGCGCCGACGGGGCACCGTGGTCCGGCCACGGGTCGCGATGAAGCGCCTTGGCATCGACCACTACGCGAAGAGCAAGTGGAAGTCAGGACTCGTCGCGTTCGCCGCCGACCGGGAAGCCACCGGACGGGCATGGAAACCGGGCGACCAGACCAACGAGGTCCGGACAGTCGAAGCCGACGCGGAAATCGCCGAAGCTCTCGGCCTCAAGCTGGGCGAGCCCGTCTACGAACGCGCCCAGCTCGTCAAGGAAGCCGACGTCCCGACTCACACGCTCACCAGCTACTACCGGTCCGAAGACGTGGCCGGGACGATCCTCGTCGACCCGACGCCAGGGCCGGCCGGGCGCGGTGGCGGCTTCGCCATCCTCACCGAGCGCGGCTTGGAGCCGGACAGCATCACGGAGACGGTTCGTGCTCGGATGCCGACCCCGGAAGAAGCTGAACTCCTCCAGCTCCCGGCCGGCGAACCGGTGATGATCCTTCACCGCACAACGTTCACCAGCAGCGGAAGGCCGGTCGAGTTCGCCCGCGGTGTCCACGCAGCCTCGCGCTTTACGTGGTCATACGCCTTCAAGATCCCCGACTGA